In Nonomuraea sp. NBC_00507, the following are encoded in one genomic region:
- a CDS encoding zf-HC2 domain-containing protein, whose amino-acid sequence MRHDPERDAAAYLAGELSTLRRIRFERHMLDCRACWSEANTAREGRILAESLREAAPASTRERIRAVADVPAESPVRQRARWPYVLAAATAVLVVLAAVVIPQVIERRQPAPLVAAAALLKSNALTLSREPVPAMKTIGAYGWRGTTQRDLAGIPATIYDYVAPEGRRLLVIASSQEFPRARNARDLDPAPSWLARVDEVSLLCADKHGLSWLAAATDDAAALRAGRALGLT is encoded by the coding sequence ATGCGCCACGATCCTGAAAGGGATGCCGCCGCCTACCTCGCCGGCGAGCTCAGCACGCTGCGCCGCATCCGGTTCGAGCGGCACATGCTGGACTGCCGCGCGTGCTGGAGTGAGGCCAACACCGCACGTGAGGGCCGGATCCTGGCCGAGTCGCTGCGCGAGGCGGCTCCGGCCTCGACCCGGGAGCGGATCCGGGCGGTCGCCGACGTCCCCGCCGAGTCCCCGGTGCGGCAGCGCGCCCGCTGGCCGTACGTGCTGGCCGCGGCCACCGCGGTGCTGGTGGTCCTGGCCGCCGTGGTCATCCCGCAGGTGATCGAGCGCCGGCAGCCCGCGCCCCTGGTGGCCGCCGCCGCGCTGCTGAAGTCCAACGCCCTGACGCTCAGCCGTGAGCCTGTTCCCGCGATGAAGACCATCGGAGCGTACGGCTGGCGCGGCACGACCCAGCGCGACCTGGCCGGCATCCCGGCCACCATCTACGACTACGTCGCCCCCGAGGGGCGCCGGCTGCTCGTCATCGCCTCGTCTCAGGAGTTTCCTCGCGCCAGGAACGCCCGTGACCTCGACCCGGCCCCGAGCTGGCTGGCGAGGGTCGACGAGGTGTCCCTGCTGTGCGCGGACAAGCACGGACTGTCCTGGCTCGCCGCGGCAACCGATGACGCCGCGGCCCTGAGAGCCGGCCGCGCGCTCGGCCTGACCTGA
- a CDS encoding helix-turn-helix domain-containing protein — protein sequence MAVPATHLDEVSPFGMRLRHWRRVRGISQLQLASLSGSTARHISFLETGRSRPGRDMTLRLAEVLDLPLRERNQLLQAAGWPPAYPQAAPDAAELRPFRSAIDRLLAAHEPFPALVLDGHAHVVAANKAAGVLFGSDLIGANLLQRYLTDPTLRQAIVNWTDVAWAVLSRLRRQSRQAPLDERLRALVACAEDAVANLAPPAGDHEDGLVVCPWFRAGDTVIRTITLTARFDTAVEITLDDLRIELIYPQDRPAEEFFRAATPRDPDHADETGLIDDRSWQGAAGPIA from the coding sequence ATGGCCGTCCCCGCCACGCACCTTGACGAGGTCAGTCCCTTCGGCATGCGGTTGCGGCACTGGCGGCGCGTGCGCGGCATCAGCCAGCTGCAGCTGGCTTCGTTGTCCGGCTCCACCGCCCGGCACATCTCCTTCCTGGAGACCGGACGTTCACGACCGGGCCGGGACATGACGCTGCGTCTGGCCGAGGTGCTCGATCTCCCGCTGCGTGAACGCAACCAGCTGCTGCAGGCCGCCGGATGGCCCCCGGCCTACCCGCAGGCCGCCCCGGATGCCGCCGAGTTGCGGCCTTTCCGTTCGGCCATCGATCGGCTGCTGGCCGCGCATGAGCCCTTCCCCGCTCTGGTGCTGGACGGTCATGCCCATGTGGTGGCGGCCAACAAGGCGGCGGGCGTGCTGTTCGGTTCAGATCTGATCGGCGCCAACCTGCTTCAGCGTTATCTCACCGACCCGACACTGCGCCAGGCCATCGTCAACTGGACAGACGTGGCCTGGGCCGTGCTGAGCCGGCTGCGCAGGCAGTCACGCCAGGCGCCGCTGGACGAGAGGCTGCGCGCGCTCGTCGCCTGCGCCGAGGACGCCGTCGCCAACCTCGCTCCTCCCGCCGGCGACCACGAGGACGGCCTGGTCGTCTGCCCGTGGTTCCGTGCCGGTGACACGGTGATCCGCACCATCACGCTGACCGCCCGCTTCGACACCGCGGTCGAGATCACCCTTGACGACCTGCGCATCGAGCTCATCTATCCCCAAGACCGCCCAGCCGAAGAGTTCTTCCGAGCCGCCACACCCAGAGATCCCGATCACGCTGACGAGACCGGCCTGATCGACGACCGCTCGTGGCAGGGCGCTGCGGGCCCGATCGCGTAG
- a CDS encoding SRPBCC family protein: MTEISAAIIVAAPAERVWQVVAHHFAQVDAWATAVRSSHPLPEQPIVPGAPVAGRVCRTGLPGLSQVTERIVAYDEAAMTLTYEARLLPGLIPQARNRWEVVPIGDTHSRVSTQGSVQTQGIPGMLLYLLLRPFLTLAGRRFLRDLRRHVDREMSASG, from the coding sequence ATGACCGAGATCTCCGCGGCGATCATCGTCGCCGCTCCCGCCGAGCGGGTGTGGCAGGTGGTCGCGCACCACTTCGCCCAGGTCGATGCGTGGGCCACGGCCGTCCGCTCCTCGCATCCGCTGCCGGAACAACCCATCGTGCCCGGGGCTCCGGTGGCCGGCCGGGTGTGCCGGACCGGCCTGCCCGGCCTGTCGCAGGTGACCGAGCGCATCGTGGCCTACGACGAGGCCGCGATGACGCTGACCTACGAGGCCCGCCTGCTACCCGGGCTGATCCCGCAGGCACGCAACCGATGGGAAGTCGTGCCGATCGGCGATACCCACAGCCGCGTGAGCACGCAGGGCAGCGTCCAGACACAGGGCATCCCCGGCATGCTGCTCTATCTCCTGCTGCGGCCCTTCCTCACGCTCGCCGGCCGCCGATTCCTGCGCGACCTGCGCCGCCACGTCGATCGGGAAATGTCGGCGTCCGGGTGA
- a CDS encoding carboxymuconolactone decarboxylase family protein, translated as MVDFQLFGKSSLPGPAKHVVWITASVENGCEYCVAAHSTLALRARIPEQVVAALRAGKTLDDTRLEAARRLTQAMVAQQGWVNDTEIEAFLAAGYTRRHVLDIVLGIGMKTLSNYTNHIAHTPLDPAWQDQEWSRDHAGV; from the coding sequence ATGGTTGATTTCCAGTTGTTCGGCAAGTCCTCGCTCCCGGGACCGGCCAAACATGTGGTCTGGATCACCGCGAGCGTGGAGAACGGCTGCGAGTACTGCGTGGCCGCGCATTCCACCCTCGCCTTGCGCGCCCGCATACCGGAGCAGGTCGTGGCAGCGCTGCGCGCGGGCAAGACGCTCGACGACACCCGCCTGGAGGCGGCGCGACGCCTCACCCAGGCCATGGTCGCCCAGCAGGGCTGGGTGAACGACACCGAGATCGAAGCGTTCCTGGCCGCCGGCTACACCCGCCGCCACGTGCTGGACATCGTGCTCGGCATCGGCATGAAGACGCTGTCCAACTACACCAACCACATCGCGCACACACCCCTTGACCCCGCGTGGCAGGATCAGGAATGGAGCCGCGACCACGCCGGCGTTTGA
- a CDS encoding copper chaperone PCu(A)C — protein MQLLHVHILAPPMDQQKTGDDLGLYLTLVNRSDTPQQLDGVSTVHAQSVAYRARPSAPRQAVKVTVPAGGVLSLQQGQDRPHLELIDIRRPLGATPIDVTFRLSTGTTTLRIPVLPLSRGAGSPTPGAS, from the coding sequence ATGCAGCTGCTGCACGTCCACATTCTGGCCCCGCCCATGGACCAGCAGAAAACCGGCGACGACCTGGGCCTGTACCTGACCCTGGTCAACCGCAGCGACACACCTCAGCAACTCGACGGCGTCAGCACCGTGCACGCCCAAAGCGTCGCTTACCGCGCAAGACCGTCCGCGCCCCGGCAAGCTGTCAAGGTGACGGTCCCCGCTGGCGGCGTCCTCTCACTTCAACAAGGGCAGGACCGTCCGCACCTGGAACTCATCGACATCCGTCGCCCGCTCGGGGCCACCCCGATCGACGTCACGTTCCGCCTCTCCACCGGTACGACCACCTTGCGCATTCCGGTGCTGCCACTGTCACGAGGAGCTGGATCACCCACGCCCGGCGCCAGCTAA
- a CDS encoding excinuclease ABC subunit UvrA translates to MSMATTTDTQSPAPHAADSHDLIRVHGARVNNLKDVSVEIPKRRLTVFTGVSGSGKSSLVFGTISAESQRMINETYSAFVQGFMPTLARPEVDVLEGLTTAIIVDQQRMGADSRSTVGTATDANAMLRILFSRLGQPHIGSPQAFSFNVASISGAGAVTLERAGRTVKERRDFSITGGMCPRCEGRGKVSDIDLTQLYDDSKSIAEGAFTIPGWKSDSWWTVRIYAESGFLDPHKPIREFTKKEMDDFLYREPTKVKVEGGNYTYEGLIPKIQKSFLSKDREAMQPHIREFVDRAVTFTSCPECGGTRLSEAARSSRIGGISIADACAMQISDLAEWIRGLDEPSVAPLLATLQRTLDSFVEIGLGYLSLERPSGTLSGGESQRVKMIRHLGSSLTDVTYVFDEPTIGLHPHDIQRMNNLLRRLRDKGNTVLVVEHKPEVIAIADHVVDLGPGAGTAGGAVCFEGTVEGLRAAGTITGRHLDDRAALKETTRKPTGTLEIRGATANNLREVDVDIPLGVLVVVTGVAGSGKSSLVHGSIPGGAGVVSIDQGAIRGSRRSNPATYTGLLDPIRKAFAKANGVKPALFSANSEGACPVCNGAGVIYTDLAMMAGVATTCEECEGKRFAASVLDHHLGGRDISEVLAMSVTEAGEFFGAGEARTPAAHAILGRLADVGLGYLTLGQPLTTLSGGERQRLKLATHMAEKGGVYVLDEPTSGLHLADVEQLLGLLDRLVDAGKSVIVVEHHQAVMAHADWIIDLGPGAGHDGGRVVFEGTPADLVAARSTLTGEHLAAYVGT, encoded by the coding sequence ATGAGCATGGCCACGACGACGGACACGCAGTCGCCTGCGCCGCACGCTGCCGACAGCCACGACTTGATCCGCGTGCACGGCGCGCGCGTGAACAACCTCAAGGATGTCAGCGTCGAGATCCCCAAGCGCCGGCTGACGGTGTTCACGGGTGTGTCCGGCTCGGGCAAGAGCTCTCTGGTGTTCGGCACGATCTCCGCGGAGTCGCAGCGGATGATCAACGAGACGTACAGCGCGTTCGTGCAGGGCTTCATGCCGACGCTGGCGCGGCCCGAGGTCGACGTACTCGAAGGGCTGACGACCGCGATCATCGTCGATCAGCAGCGGATGGGCGCCGACTCCCGCTCCACGGTCGGCACCGCCACCGACGCCAACGCGATGCTGCGCATCCTCTTCAGCCGGCTCGGGCAGCCGCACATCGGCTCGCCCCAGGCGTTCTCCTTCAACGTCGCCTCGATCAGTGGCGCGGGTGCGGTCACCCTGGAGCGCGCCGGACGGACCGTGAAGGAGCGTCGCGACTTCAGCATCACCGGCGGCATGTGCCCGCGCTGCGAAGGCCGGGGCAAGGTCTCCGACATCGACCTCACCCAGCTCTACGACGACTCCAAGTCGATCGCCGAGGGCGCGTTCACCATCCCCGGCTGGAAGTCGGACAGCTGGTGGACCGTGCGGATCTACGCCGAGTCGGGCTTCCTGGACCCGCACAAGCCGATCCGCGAGTTCACCAAGAAGGAGATGGACGACTTCCTCTACCGGGAGCCGACCAAGGTGAAGGTCGAGGGCGGCAACTACACCTACGAGGGGCTGATCCCGAAGATCCAGAAGTCGTTCCTCTCCAAGGACCGGGAGGCGATGCAGCCGCACATCCGGGAGTTCGTGGACCGGGCCGTCACCTTCACCTCCTGTCCCGAGTGCGGCGGCACCCGGCTCAGCGAGGCGGCCCGGTCGTCGCGCATCGGCGGGATCAGCATCGCCGACGCGTGCGCGATGCAGATCAGCGACCTGGCCGAATGGATCCGCGGCCTTGACGAGCCGTCGGTGGCGCCGCTGCTCGCCACGCTGCAGCGGACCCTCGACTCGTTCGTGGAGATCGGGCTGGGCTACCTCTCGCTGGAGCGGCCGTCGGGCACGCTGTCGGGCGGCGAGTCACAGCGCGTCAAGATGATCCGCCACCTCGGTTCCTCACTCACTGACGTCACCTACGTCTTCGACGAGCCCACCATCGGGCTGCACCCGCACGACATCCAGCGGATGAACAACCTGCTGCGGCGGCTGCGGGACAAGGGCAACACGGTGCTCGTCGTGGAGCACAAGCCGGAGGTGATCGCGATCGCCGACCACGTCGTCGACCTCGGCCCCGGCGCGGGTACGGCGGGCGGCGCGGTCTGCTTCGAGGGCACCGTCGAGGGGCTGCGCGCCGCCGGCACCATCACCGGCCGCCATCTCGACGACCGGGCCGCACTCAAGGAGACGACGCGCAAGCCCACCGGCACGCTGGAGATCCGCGGCGCGACGGCGAACAACCTGCGCGAGGTCGACGTCGACATCCCGCTCGGAGTGCTCGTCGTCGTCACCGGCGTCGCCGGCTCCGGCAAGAGCTCGCTCGTGCACGGGTCGATCCCCGGCGGCGCGGGCGTGGTGTCGATCGACCAGGGCGCGATCCGCGGCTCACGACGGAGCAACCCGGCGACCTACACCGGACTGCTCGACCCGATCCGCAAGGCGTTCGCGAAGGCCAACGGCGTGAAGCCGGCGCTGTTCAGCGCCAACTCCGAGGGCGCCTGCCCCGTCTGCAACGGCGCCGGCGTCATCTACACCGACCTGGCGATGATGGCCGGTGTCGCCACCACCTGCGAGGAGTGTGAGGGGAAGCGGTTTGCGGCATCGGTGCTGGACCACCACCTCGGCGGCCGCGACATCAGCGAGGTGCTCGCGATGTCGGTGACCGAGGCCGGGGAGTTCTTCGGCGCCGGCGAGGCGCGTACGCCGGCCGCGCACGCCATTCTCGGCCGGCTCGCCGACGTCGGGCTCGGTTACCTCACCCTCGGTCAGCCGCTCACCACGCTGTCCGGTGGCGAGCGGCAGCGGCTCAAGCTGGCCACCCACATGGCCGAGAAGGGCGGCGTCTACGTGCTCGACGAGCCCACCTCCGGCCTCCACCTCGCCGACGTCGAGCAGCTGCTCGGCCTGCTCGACCGGCTCGTGGACGCCGGCAAGTCGGTCATCGTCGTCGAGCACCACCAGGCGGTCATGGCGCACGCCGACTGGATCATCGACCTCGGCCCCGGCGCCGGCCACGACGGCGGCCGGGTCGTCTTCGAGGGCACACCCGCCGACCTCGTCGCCGCCCGCTCCACCCTCACCGGCGAGCACCTCGCGGCCTACGTCGGCACCTGA
- a CDS encoding LysR family transcriptional regulator, with protein MDVQLRHLRMLVAVVDAGTFTDAAAMLGCSQAAVSRSIAALETSLGTRMLDRSTHHVLLTGPGSRVVAHARRILDEVAFLQRIADDSRTELRVGYAYAAMGKHTRRLQKTWAVAHPGVSLVFVHSNTPTGGLSEGIADVSVIRRPLADDRFETASIGIEYRYAAVDTDNALARRRSLRLADLARYTVAIDYRSGTTSLDLWPPDAQPVSTRGIDGVDEWLTLIAAGQAVGMTAEATANQNPRPGVAYRVVTDAPPIDVRLAWWKDDPPPLLDALVDMARQLYATAPPRAQRHRPPATARASAGGADR; from the coding sequence ATGGATGTGCAGCTGCGCCATCTCCGGATGCTCGTCGCAGTCGTCGATGCGGGCACGTTCACGGACGCGGCAGCCATGCTCGGTTGCTCGCAGGCCGCCGTCTCACGCTCGATCGCCGCCCTCGAGACCTCCCTCGGCACTCGCATGTTGGACCGTTCCACGCATCACGTCCTGCTCACCGGCCCCGGTAGCCGCGTCGTCGCCCACGCCCGGCGCATCCTCGACGAGGTCGCCTTCCTTCAGCGGATCGCCGACGACTCCCGTACGGAGCTCCGCGTCGGCTACGCCTACGCCGCCATGGGCAAGCACACCCGGCGCCTGCAGAAGACGTGGGCCGTCGCCCATCCCGGGGTGTCGCTGGTGTTCGTCCATTCCAACACCCCGACGGGCGGTCTCAGCGAGGGCATCGCCGACGTCTCCGTGATCCGCCGGCCCCTCGCCGACGACCGCTTCGAGACCGCCTCGATCGGCATCGAGTACCGCTACGCCGCGGTGGACACCGACAACGCCCTCGCCCGGCGCCGCTCGCTGCGGCTGGCCGATCTCGCCCGCTACACCGTCGCGATCGACTACCGCAGCGGAACGACCAGCCTGGACCTGTGGCCGCCCGATGCCCAGCCGGTCAGCACCCGCGGCATCGACGGGGTCGACGAGTGGCTCACTCTCATCGCCGCCGGCCAGGCCGTCGGGATGACCGCCGAGGCCACCGCCAATCAGAATCCCCGTCCCGGCGTCGCCTACCGCGTCGTCACCGACGCGCCCCCCATCGACGTGCGGCTGGCCTGGTGGAAGGACGACCCGCCCCCGCTTCTGGACGCGCTGGTGGACATGGCCCGTCAGCTGTACGCGACCGCCCCGCCCCGAGCGCAACGTCACCGGCCGCCCGCCACGGCACGGGCATCGGCCGGCGGGGCTGACCGATGA